In the Nicotiana tabacum cultivar K326 chromosome 16, ASM71507v2, whole genome shotgun sequence genome, one interval contains:
- the LOC107787921 gene encoding cyclin-D3-3-like encodes MSSHPYQETEKLPFLLDVLYCEEDDLFTEEVKVEEEEEGESFCSENINPNPHDLIWEEGELSSLFSKETENVINNVVEKTPSLASARREAVEWILKVIGYYSFSAQTAFLAVNYLDRFLSSFEFQSHKPWINQLVAVACLSLAAKVEETEVPLLFDLQVEDPRYVFESKTVQRMELLVLSTLEWKMNPVTPFSFLDYITRRLGLNNCLCWEFVRRCERVLLYTITDCRFIGYLPSAMASATMLHVIDRLQPCIGEKYQDQLLDILGIVKDKVEDCYRLMQEVATNIDFHSNKRKFGTNLPGSPTGVMDVSFSSDYSNDSWSVATSVSSSPEPFSKKTRESRE; translated from the exons ATGAGTTCTCATCCTTATCAAGAAACAGAAAAACTTCCATTTTTATTAGATGTTTTGTACTGTGAAGAAGATGATCTTTTCACTGAGGAAGTAaaggtagaagaagaagaagaaggagagagTTTTTGCAGTGAAAACATAAACCCTAATCCACATGACTTGATATGGGAAGAGGGAGAGCTAAGCTCTTTATTTTCTAAAGAAACAGAGAATGTAATAAATAATGTAGTTGAGAAAACCCCATCTTTAGCTTCAGCAAGAAGAGAAGCTGTTGAATGGATTCTCAAAGTCATTGGTTATTACTCTTTCTCTGCTCAAACTGCATTTCTCGCAGTTAACTACCTTGATAGGTTTCTTTCTAGCTTTGAGTTTCAAAGTCATAAGCCATGGATAAATCAACTTGTTGCTGTAGCTTGTCTTTCTTTAGCTGCAAAAGTTGAGGAGACTGAAGTTCCTCTTCTTTTTGACCTCCAA GTTGAGGATCCAAGATATGTGTTTGAATCTAAAACAGTTCAGAGAATGGAGCTGTTGGTTCTCTCCACACTAGAATGGAAGATGAATCCAGTCACCCCATTTTCATTTCTTGATTACATTACTAGGAGGCTTGGATTGAACAACTGTCTCTGTTGGGAATTTGTGAGGAGATGTGAGAGGGTGCTTCTCTACACAATTACGG ATTGCAGATTCATTGGTTACCTTCCTTCTGCTATGGCTTCTGCCACAATGTTGCATGTTATTGATAGGCTACAGCCCTGCATTGGAGAGAAGTACCAAGATCAACTTTTGGACATCCTTGGTATTGTCAAG GACAAGGTGGAAGATTGTTATAGGCTAATGCAAGAGGTGGCTACAAACATTGACTTCCATTCAAACAAACGCAAGTTTGGGACTAATTTGCCAGGGAGTCCAACAGGGGTAATGGATGTGTCATTTAGCTCAGATTACTCCAATGACTCATGGTCAGTGGCTACTTCAGTTTCTTCTTCTCCAGAGCCATTCTCCAAGAAGACTAGGGAGTCAAGAGAATGA